A single Methylobacterium sp. 17Sr1-1 DNA region contains:
- the crtI gene encoding phytoene desaturase family protein codes for MLQPRDGYRTLSGRRAVVVGAGPGGLAVALMLARDGVQVTVIEKEGTVGGRTRTVTAPGGYKFDIGPTFFLYPRILADIFESCGERLEDHLTLERLDPQYHLVFEGGGEIRATPDVERLEAEIARIAPLDAKNVRRFLDDNRHKLAAFIPVLQQACDSLRSFVSPAMLAALPLLRPHATVDRDLSRYFKDPRVRLAFSFQTKYLGMSPFRCPSLFTILSFLEYEHGVYHPVGGCGAVSEAMAGLARRMGVEIRLGTSVDRVLFEGKRAVGVEAGGERIGADAVVINGDFAKVVPELVPEARRPRWRNAKVEKARLSCSTYMLYLGIEGSMPESLGHHTILLSEDYARNIREVSDGVLPMQPSIYVQHAGYTDGGMAPPGHTSLYVLVPVPNLRAGIDWATVGPSYRALVLKRLEKLGLHDIESRIRYERVVDPTQWRDEFAVHEGATFNLSHDLGQMLYFRPHNRFGPGLYLVGGGTHPGSGLPVIYEGARITARLMAEDLALQKVPSRGMPLSPAASLGEAS; via the coding sequence TTGTTGCAGCCGCGGGATGGGTACCGCACCCTGTCGGGGCGGCGGGCGGTGGTGGTCGGGGCGGGGCCGGGCGGCCTCGCGGTGGCGCTGATGCTCGCCCGCGACGGCGTGCAGGTGACGGTGATCGAGAAGGAGGGTACCGTCGGCGGGCGCACCCGGACGGTCACGGCGCCGGGCGGCTACAAGTTCGACATCGGGCCGACCTTCTTCCTCTATCCGCGCATCCTGGCCGACATCTTCGAATCCTGCGGCGAGCGGCTGGAGGACCACCTCACCCTCGAGCGGCTCGATCCCCAGTACCACCTCGTCTTCGAGGGCGGCGGCGAGATCCGGGCGACGCCGGACGTGGAGCGCCTCGAGGCCGAGATCGCCCGCATCGCGCCCCTCGACGCGAAGAACGTCCGCCGCTTCCTCGACGACAACCGCCACAAGCTCGCGGCCTTCATCCCGGTGCTGCAGCAGGCCTGCGATTCGCTGCGCAGCTTCGTCTCCCCGGCGATGCTGGCGGCGCTGCCGCTGCTGCGCCCGCACGCCACCGTCGACCGCGACCTGTCGCGCTACTTCAAGGATCCGCGGGTCCGCCTCGCCTTCTCGTTCCAGACGAAATATCTCGGGATGTCGCCGTTCCGGTGCCCGAGCCTGTTCACCATCCTGAGCTTCCTCGAATACGAGCACGGGGTCTATCACCCGGTGGGCGGCTGCGGCGCGGTCTCCGAGGCGATGGCCGGACTCGCCCGCCGCATGGGCGTCGAGATCAGGCTCGGCACCTCCGTCGACCGGGTGCTGTTCGAGGGCAAGCGGGCCGTCGGGGTCGAGGCCGGGGGCGAGCGCATCGGTGCCGACGCGGTCGTCATCAACGGCGACTTCGCCAAGGTCGTGCCCGAGCTGGTGCCCGAAGCGCGCCGCCCGCGCTGGCGGAACGCCAAGGTGGAGAAGGCCCGCCTCTCCTGCTCGACCTACATGCTCTATCTCGGCATCGAGGGATCGATGCCCGAGAGCCTCGGCCACCACACCATCCTCCTGTCGGAGGATTACGCCCGCAACATCCGCGAGGTCTCCGACGGGGTGCTGCCGATGCAGCCCTCGATCTACGTCCAGCATGCCGGCTACACCGACGGCGGCATGGCGCCCCCGGGCCATACCAGCCTCTACGTGCTGGTGCCGGTGCCGAACCTGCGCGCCGGGATCGACTGGGCCACGGTCGGCCCGTCCTACCGCGCCCTGGTGCTCAAGCGGCTGGAGAAGCTCGGTCTCCACGACATCGAGTCGCGCATCCGCTACGAGCGCGTGGTCGACCCGACCCAGTGGCGCGACGAGTTCGCGGTGCACGAGGGCGCGACCTTCAACCTGTCGCACGACCTCGGCCAGATGCTCTACTTCCGGCCCCACAACCGCTTCGGGCCCGGGCTCTACCTCGTCGGCGGCGGCACCCATCCGGGCTCCGGCCTGCCGGTGATCTACGAGGGCGCCCGCATCACCGCGCGGCTGATGGCCGAGGACCTGGCCCTGCAGAAGGTGCCCTCCCGCGGCATGCCGCTCAGCCCCGCCGCGAGCCTCGGGGAAGCCTCGTGA
- a CDS encoding DUF2141 domain-containing protein, giving the protein MLAAPAAAASLSVEVDGVEPGAGRVFVALCTGSLAEESCRIGQSGPAVAQSLRFGFSDVPPGTYAVAAFQDVDGDGRLGRTGLGLPTEPYGFSNGAGRRGRPDFSAAAFRLAEPGTALRVRLTRALPAR; this is encoded by the coding sequence GTGCTGGCTGCGCCGGCGGCGGCGGCGAGCCTCTCGGTCGAGGTCGACGGGGTCGAGCCGGGGGCCGGCCGGGTCTTCGTCGCGCTCTGCACCGGATCGCTCGCCGAGGAATCCTGCCGCATCGGCCAGAGCGGCCCGGCCGTGGCCCAGAGCCTGCGCTTCGGCTTCTCCGACGTACCGCCGGGCACCTACGCGGTGGCGGCATTCCAGGATGTCGACGGCGACGGCCGCCTCGGACGCACGGGCTTGGGCCTGCCGACCGAGCCCTACGGCTTCTCGAACGGCGCCGGCCGCCGGGGCCGCCCGGACTTCTCCGCCGCCGCCTTCCGCCTCGCAGAGCCCGGCACCGCCTTGCGGGTGCGGCTCACCCGCGCCCTGCCGGCGCGGTAG
- a CDS encoding ABC transporter ATP-binding protein encodes MPDAAARVRDLAFSYRNRRVLDRIDLVLARGETVALLGPNGAGKTSLMRLLAGRLVPDSGSVRVSGGDPAREAGVRRAIAWVPQEIALYPRLTVRENLEVFARLAGLPRPAREPAVVRALARTGLEEAAGRLVGVLSGGYQRRANIAVALLAEPALVLLDEPTQGVDQAARAAIHAVLEGLPARGAAVLIATHDFAEAERLADRVLVLQDGALRLDGRLADLLAGLRAGPPEHEVALAEAAGPAAAAALRQAGFHPASPLTWRATWRAGDAVAGGRDGAALLAHLRRHGVPVREIRVREPGLDGLYRDVTAGEPPGGPVPAPAEVPA; translated from the coding sequence ATGCCAGATGCAGCGGCGCGCGTCCGCGACCTCGCCTTCTCGTACCGCAACCGCCGGGTTCTCGATCGCATCGACCTCGTCCTGGCGCGGGGCGAGACCGTGGCGTTGCTCGGCCCCAACGGCGCGGGCAAGACCTCGCTGATGCGGCTGCTCGCCGGCCGCCTCGTCCCGGACAGCGGCAGCGTGCGGGTGTCGGGGGGCGATCCCGCGCGCGAGGCCGGGGTGCGGCGCGCCATCGCCTGGGTGCCGCAGGAGATCGCCCTCTACCCGCGCCTGACCGTGCGCGAGAACCTCGAAGTGTTCGCCCGCCTCGCCGGCTTGCCCCGGCCGGCGCGGGAGCCGGCGGTGGTCCGGGCGCTGGCGCGGACGGGGCTCGAGGAGGCGGCGGGCCGCCTCGTCGGGGTGCTCTCCGGCGGCTACCAGCGCCGGGCCAACATCGCGGTGGCGCTGCTTGCCGAGCCCGCCCTCGTCCTCCTCGACGAGCCGACGCAAGGGGTCGACCAGGCCGCCCGGGCGGCGATCCACGCCGTGCTCGAAGGCCTGCCCGCGCGCGGCGCCGCCGTGCTGATCGCCACCCACGACTTCGCCGAGGCCGAGCGCCTGGCCGACCGGGTCCTGGTGCTCCAGGACGGCGCCTTGCGCCTCGACGGGCGCCTCGCCGACCTGCTCGCCGGCCTGCGGGCCGGGCCCCCCGAGCACGAGGTGGCGCTCGCCGAGGCTGCCGGCCCGGCCGCCGCCGCCGCTTTGCGCCAGGCGGGCTTCCACCCGGCCTCCCCTCTGACGTGGCGGGCGACCTGGCGCGCCGGCGACGCGGTGGCGGGCGGGCGCGACGGTGCGGCCCTGCTGGCGCACCTGCGCCGCCACGGCGTGCCGGTGCGGGAGATCCGGGTGCGCGAGCCGGGCCTCGATGGGCTCTACCGCGACGTGACGGCGGGGGAGCCGCCCGGCGGTCCCGTCCCCGCCCCCGCCGAGGTCCCCGCATGA